Below is a genomic region from Echinicola rosea.
CGGATTGATCCTCAATTTACTTATTTCTCCAGTGTGCTGTCACGTTTATGGTCAGAAGTGGTACGGGAGCTGGCGACATCATGCTTTTTGACTCCTTGAGGATTGGCATAGATGCTTTTTGTTTTATTGTATTTGGAGTTTCCTACCTCTACTACAAACAGCTCACTGCTGATATGTGAAAAATCATAGTTTTTTTGCTTACCGTCTTTGGGTTTTATGGTATCCTCCATGATCAAGTTTCCAATGATATCAAAAATCTTCACGGATGTGTTGTTCTGTACATCATCTTCTAGGATGATCTTGAATTTTTTTGATCCAGTAGATTTTAGGTTAAAATCTACGTCGGGCTTGTTCAGGTTTTTGGGAAAAGTAATATTGTTTTCCGATTTCTTAAGGAAATTTTGGGCATAAAATTCTCGGGCCGTACCGGATGATACCAGTAATGCTGCAGTTAGAAAAATGATATGTAAAATCTTACTTAGTAAATGTTTTCTCATCGGGTCGCAAAATTGCAAAAATCAAACCAGATTTCGAATCAAAATCGTGTTTTTATTGGAAATATTCTAAAAAATCTAGCAATTCTGATGAAACAATTAAAAGTAAGGTCGTATATGCGGGTAAAAACGCGGATAATAGGTTGTTTTGTGCTGATGGTGGTACTTTGTCCAGTGTGTTAAAACTGGTTAAAATTGTGGAGATTGGGTAGCAGTTACTCCATGGTGAACAAACCGTCAGGAATTTTGTAGGTACAGATCCTTTTTTTTGTGTAGAAACCTATCATTTTTTTTCCGATAGCAACAGAGGATGATTTAAAAGGAGCTTCCACACGTTTTGATTTTCCTGATAAATAATCAGTGATGACGAGATATTTGCCTTCCATATGTAGCAGAAAATTACCGTGAAGAGCGAGTTTATGATCGACAATAATGGGTAGGAAACCTAAATAGTTACTTTGATTGTCCAGCAGGTAAATGCCTTTATCCTTAGCATTAATAAAGACGATGTTTTTATGCTCTACGATCTCCTCTACCGTCCACTCTCCCTCGGGAATGATCAGGTTAAGAGGTTGGTTTTGAAGGATAGAACCCCTTTGATAGTCCCATTGGAGCAGATGGTAATTGGTTTCGTCAAAGAGCCAAACTTTAAGATTATTGCCCAATGATGCCGCACGGATGTTACCAAAATCAGGAGTGATCAACCTGGAAGAGTAGAGTGGGACCATAAATCGGTCAAGTATTTCAATCCGCTGAAGATCGCGCGAAAAGGTGAAAATATTGACTGTCTTGGCGGCCTCAAACTGCTGTAGGGGGCTTTGATAGGCAGGAGAATAATAGTTGCTGGAATCATCAGCAAAGTGGTACCGGACGGTGATGTTTCCCTCTTGGTCCGAATAGAAGAGGTTGTCCTTGTTGTCATAATCTACCAATCCGATGGAAGGAAGCGAGTCGGAAAAGGTCGCTTCCCATACGATGTCCTGGGCTTTGGAAGCGGATAGGACCGATGCCATCGACAACAGGAAAATCCACAGAGCTTTCATTCTTCAAAAACCGATAATTCAAATTTCTCTCCATCAAATACGCCATAGGTGTATTGGCTTACCCATTCGCCGAGGTTGAAGTATATCGAATCCTCACTGACATCCAATGTCAGCGGAAGGTGCCGATGACCGAATACGTAATAGTCAAAATGCATCTTTTTTTCGACATCCTTGCAGTATTGCCAGAGCCACTCATCATTTCCTTTGAAGCTGTCTTCGTTTTTGGCCTGATTGCTGATGCGGCTACTACCCGACCATTTTTCAGCGATCTTGATCCCAATGTCCGGATGAAGCCATTTGAAGAGTCCTTGGCAAAACTTATTGGTAAAGACCTTCTTGAGCAGTTTATAGTTTTTGTCTCCTGGTCCCAGGCCGTCCCCGTGCCCCACAAGTAGTTTCTTGTTGTTGATTTCAAGCGTGATGGGGTTGTGATAGATGGGGATGTTGAGTTCTTTCGTGAAATAATCCTTCATCCACATGTCGTGGTTGCCAGTAAAGAATATGACCGGGACACCTTTATCCCTGAGTTGTGAAATTTTACTGATAAATTTGATAAAGCCTTTTGGGATGACCGTGTCATATTCAAACCAAAAATCAAATATGTCCCCCACCAAAAAGATGGCGGCCGCTTCATTCTCAATTTGGCCAAGCCACCGAATGATTTTGTCTTCTCTTAATTTACTGGTTTGCTGGTCAGGAGCCCCAAGATGAAAATCAGAAGCGAAAAATACCTTTTTATGGGGTGTTAATTGAATGTTCATGAATTTCTTATGGCGTTCCAATGGGATAAGGTGAATATAGTCTTGTTTTGTCAATTCCCTAACCAGTGATCACGTTTTTTGATTGGGTTTTGGTTTAAAACAGATGGTTAACCAAAATTAACAATCTTTTCAGATAAGCAAAATGAAGGGATAAAGTGGTGTCCTTACTTGGGTAATAAATATAAAAGGCTTCCCTCCAATTTTATTGGGGAGAAGCCTTTTGTGGAATCGATCGTCTGTTGCTACTTGTCTTTTTCCTCGCTGAGGCTTTCCTCTACATCTGAGGAGTCATCACCAGATACTTTGGGCGAATTGTCTGCCTTGTTGTCTTCGGCCTTATTATCAGTCTTTTTTGTGAAAGCCTCATAAGTAGTTTCCTTGTCAAAAGGACGCTTACCGATGAGTTTTTCCAGGTCAGACTGGAAGATGATTTCTTTTTCAAGTAATTCCTGCGCCAGTTTTTCCAATTCCGGCTTTCGCTGGTTGAGGAGCTGCTTGGTCCTGTCATAAGCGAAAGTAATGAGGTTTCTTACCTCTTCGTCTATGGTTTCGGCGGTAGCTTCGGAGTAAGGCTTGTCAAATTTATATTCGCTTCCTTTGCTGTCATAGAAAGACACGTTGCCGATTTTGTCATTCATACCATATATGGAAACGATGCTGTAGGCCATTTTTGTCACCCTTTCCAAGTCGCTAAGTGCGCCAGTGGATATTTTATCAAAGATGATTTCTTCGGCAGCACGTCCACCAAGGGTCATGCACATTTCATCGATCAACTGCTCTGTTTGGTAGAGGAATTGTTCCTTGGGAAGGTATTGGGCATAGCCCAAAGCTGCGATTCCCCTAGGTACGATACTTACCTTTACCAGTGGATCTGCGTGCTCTAGGAACCATCCGGCTACTGCATGGCCCGCTTCGTGATAAGCAACAATTTTCTTTTCCTCAGGAGAGATGATCTTGTTTTTCTTTTCTAGTCCTCCGATGACACGATCCACGGCATCTTGGAAGTCTTCCATGTCCACAGCTGCTTTATTTCTACGAGCAGCGATCAGGGCCGCTTCGTTACAGACATTGGCGATTTCTGCTCCTGCGAAGCCAGGTGTTTGTGCCGCCAGCTTTTTGGGATCAATATCTGAATTGGTTTTGATAGGAGCCAAGTGTACCTTGAAAATGGCTTCCCGGCCTACTATATCCGGCTTGTCAATGCTGATCTGGCGGTCAAATCGTCCAGGTCTAAGCAATGCGCTGTCCAGTACGTCAGGACGGTTGGTCGCTGCCAATACAATGACACCCGTATCAGTACCAAAGCCATCCATCTCTACCAAAAGCGAATTGAGTGTGTTTTCGCGCTCGTCATTGGAGCCGGGCATTTGGCCTTTTCCACGTGATCTACCGATGGCATCTATCTCATCAATAAAGATGATACAGGGTGCTTTTTCCTTGGCTTGCTTGAAGAGGTCACGGACCCTGGCTGCTCCCACACCTACAAACATTTCTACGAAATCAGAACCTGAAAGTGTGAAGAATGGCACGCCTGCCTCACCAGCTACTGCTTTTGCCAAGAGGGTCTTGCCGGTACCGGGAGGGCCTACCAACAGTGCTCCTTTAGGGATCTTACCACCCAACTTGGTGAACTTGGCAGGATTTTTCAAAAATTCTACGATTTCCTGTACTTCCTCTTTGGCCTCATCCAAACCTGCCACATTGCCAAAGGTGATTTTTACCTTGTTTTCAGCGTCAAATAGCTGGGCTTTGGATTTCCCGACATTGAAGATTTGGCCACCAGGTCCACTTGGGCCGGCCATTCTTCTCATCATGATCCAGAATAGGAAGAATACCAACAGTAAGAATCCAAAACTGCCAAACCAATTCCCCCAGCTTTCTTCAGCGTGGGCTTCATAGCCGATCTGATCTTCCTCAGGAAGCTTGGCTTCAAGTGTTTCGAATTTCTCGATAAACTTGTCCACAGAAGGCACAGTTACCTTGTAGTGTGGTCCGGTGGGATTGAAGAAAGGATTTTGGGATTCCAGTTCGTCCTTGTATCGTTGGTTTTGTAATGCATTTTCTTTTAGGGTGACTTCCACATAGTTTTGGTTGTAGATCACCTCTACTTTTTTGACATCGTTACTAAGTACCATGTCCTCAAACCGCATCTGGGTAATTTCGATCATAGCACTGCGTTGGTTAAACCACGTAATGCCTATCAGCACAATGACAGCAGTGACGATCAGCCACAGTTGGAAATTGGGCTTTTGGGGAGGTTTGGGAATGAACTTTTTATTTTTGTTTTTATCACTCATCGTTTAATAATTAATTCAATGACTTTAGTACAACGAATTGAAAAAATGAAAGTTTACGAGACTTAATTTATTTCGGTGATTTTAGCATCACCCCATAATTCTTCAAGTCCATAAAATTCTCTTTTATTTTTCAAGAAAATATGTGCTACCACATCAATATAATCCACTAAGACCCATTGATTGGTGTTTTTTCCTTCGTTTCTCCAGGGTTTTTCTTTATTGGATTTGTAAACTTCTTCTTCTACGGCATCGGATATTGCCTCGATCTGTTTGTCAGATGAGCCAGAACAAATCACAAAAAAATCAGAAACAGAATTGTTAATTTCCCGCAAATCCATCACCACGATATCGGAAGCTTTTTTATCTTCCATTCCTTTTACGATAATTTTACTCAGCTCTTCTGCTGTCATACTTTTTGTTTGTAATTTTACTTTTCATTTAAGCGTTACAATAAAAGGTTAAATATCCTTATTGTAAGACAAAATAACTAATTATTTTATGCATAAAATCCTTGCCAATACTGTTTTTCTCGGGAAAGATATCATTTACATGACAGAGTGTCACTCTACCAATGAAATTGCCTTGGCCAAAATCAAAGATGGAAGCGTAAAGGAAGGTAGCATTATCCTTACCGATAAGCAAACAAGAGGCAAGGGGCAGCGGGGAAACAGGTGGTATAGTGAGCCCGGAATGAACCTTACTTTTTCACTAGTGTTGGCGCCCGTTTTTATCTCGCCACAGGATCAGTTTGATCTGAACAGGATGGTTTCAAAGGCGGTAAAAGATGCTCTGAAATTGTATGCAGAAGGGGTTATGGTGAAATGGCCCAACGACATCGTTCATGAGACACAAGGTAAACTTGGAGGAATATTGATAGAAAATAGCCTGACGCAATCGCGTATTGAGACATCGGTAGTAGGGATCGGTCTAAACCTTAACCAAGTGGACTTTGCATTTCCTGGCCCCACCTCCTTGGCCGTTTTGTCAGGTAGTCAGGTGGATAAATGGGATGTGCTGAATGATATCCTCATCGAAATCGAAAAACGCTATATTCAAGTAAAGAAAGGGAAGACGGATAAACTGAGAGAAGCGTATTGGCAGGACCTCTATCGCCGTGAAGAATGGGCCGCTTATGAAGATGACAGCGGGACTTTTGAAGGCATGGTTACCGGAATTACGGAAGAGGGTAGGTTGGTCATCCAGAAAAAGGGCGGAAAAGTAAACCAATATGCATTTAAGGAGGTTAAATTTCTGTGAACGAGGTAATATTTCATAATGTCTTCAGGATTGAGTAAATTTGTAAGCTGAAAATTTTGATAAAAATCATAACTACATGTCAGAAACTAAATCAAAGTACGTCAAGTATAAAGTAAAAGATATTTCTTTGGCCGATTGGGGGCGCAAGGAAATCAGATTGGCTGAAGCAGAGATGCCGGGTTTGATGGCATTAAGGGCCGAGTATGGAGCAGCCAAGCCGCTACAAGGTGCCAGAATAGCAGGTTGTCTCCACATGACCATCCAGACTGCCGTGTTGATCGAGACATTGGTGGAGCTTGGGGCTGAGGTGACTTGGTCTTCTTGTAATATCTTTTCCACGCAGGATCATGCTGCCGCGGCCATTGCTGCTGCTGGCATCCCGGTTTATGCTTGGAAAGGAATGAATGAGGAAGAGTTTGACTGGTGTATTGAACAAACCTTGTTTTTTGGTGAAGATAAGGAGCCTTTGAACATGATCTTGGATGATGGAGGGGATTTGACCAATATGGTATTGGACAAATACCCTGAATTGGTACAAGGAATCAAAGGCGTGTCTGAAGAAACCACCACTGGTGTGCATAGGCTTTACGAACGGATGAAAAATGGTACCCTACCAATGCCGGCCATCAACGTCAACGATTCGGTGACCAAGTCAAAATTTGATAACAAATACGGCTGTAAGGAATCTTTGGTAGATGCCATCAGAAGAGCTACTGATGTAATGCTTGCAGGTAAAGTGGCCGTGGTAGCAGGATATGGGGATGTCGGAAAAGGTTCTGCCGCTTCCTTGAGAGGTGCTGGTGCCCGGGTGATCGTGACCGAAATCGATCCTATCTGTGCCCTTCAAGCCTCCATGGATGGTTTTGAAGTTAAGAAAATGATCAATGCAGCTGCTGAAGCAGATATCGTGGTGACCGCTACTGGAAATAAGGATATCATCACTGGCGAGCATTTCAAAGTGATGAAAGATAAAACCATCGTTTGTAATATTGGACATTTTGACAATGAAATCGACGTGGCTTGGTTAAACGAAAACTTCGGTGACACCAAAGATGAAATCAAGCCTCAGGTGGACCTGTATAATGTCAATGGCCATGACATCATCCTGTTGGCAGAAGGAAGATTGGTGAACTTGGGCTGTGCCACTGGACACCCTTCTTTTGTAATGTCCAATTCATTTACCAATCAGACCTTGGCCCAAATGGAGCTTTGGAATAACACAGATCAGTACGAAAACAAAGTGTATGTCCTCCCTAAGCACCTTGACGAAAAGGTAGCTGCATTGCATTTAGGCAAACTAAGTGTAGAGCTGGAAGAGCTTACTGAAGATCAAGCCAAATACATTGGCGTGGAAGTAGCCGGGCCATTCAAGCCTGATTATTACAGGTATTGATCTGATAAATACATAAACGTTAAAAAAAAGCCACTTTCGAGTGGCTTTTTTAATGTAGTACGGATTCTTTTTCTTGGGGTAAGATTGATGGGCCCCTCCGGTAACGACCGGGACTGGATATCCTGAGGATGGAGCCAAAGAAAAGTTTGGCAATAAACCGAAAGAGGTAACCCTAAGTTTGAGTGAGCAATTGATCAGAATGAACCTACAATTTTTTATATTGAGCCTATCACTGCTAAAATCAAAACGCCATGTCATATCTAAATGGAATGCTCAAGCCTGATGCCCTGGAAGGAAAAAATATCCTGATCACGGGTGGCGGTACTGGACTAGGAAAGTCCATGGGGAAGTATTTTCTGGAACTTGGTGCCAATCTGATCATTGCCAGCAGAAAGCTGGAGGTGCTCCGGATGACCGCCAAGGAACTGGAATCAGAAGTCAAAAGGGGAAGCGTATTACCGCTGGCCTGTGATCTACGAGAAGTGGATCAGGTAGAAGCGATGTTTGAAAGTGCCGTGGAAAAACTGGGACACATCGACGTGGTAGTAAACAATGCCGCAGGGAACTTTATCAGTCCTACCGAACGGCTTTCAGCAAATGCCTTTCAAACGGTCATCGACATTGTGCTAAAAGGCACCGTGAACATGACCATGACAGCCGGTAAGCATTGGATCGAAACGCGACAGCCTGGGACATTTTTGAATATTGTGACCACATATGCCTGGACAGGATCTGGATATGTGGTGCCCAGTGCGACAGCCAAGGCTGGTGTACTTGCGATGACCCGTTCGCTGGCAGTGGAATGGGCCAAGTATCGCCTCCGCTTCAATGCGATTGCACCGGGGCCCTTTCCCACAGAAGGAGCTTGGAGCCGCTTGTTGCCAGGGGAGTTGGCAGATGAATTTGATCCTGCTAAAAGGATTCCACTGAAAAGGGTCGGGGAGCACCAAGAGCTGGCCAATTTAGCAGCTTATTTGGTGTCCGATTTTTCTGCATATGTGAATGGAGAGGTGATCACTATTGATGGTGGTGAGTGGTTAAACGGAGCAGGACAGTTCAGCCACCTGGATCAGATACCAGAAAAGCTATGGGACCAAATGGAGGCCATGCGTAAAAAGAAGTAATAAGCTCAGTTCGATTATAAAATCGCCACTGCGAGGCTTAGAGGGAGATATGAGGGGTGGAAGCCGTGGCAGTCTCAGTATTTCGGGATTGCCACACCCTTTTCCAACCCACATCCTCCTTAAAAGGGTTTGCAATGACGATTTTAATACAAAAATTAAGTCGAGCTCAGGTTAATAGATAAGCTAATACATATTCTTTCTAACTTCGGAAGGCTTTTGTACAGCGGGATTTGATATGGCTAGAGGAAGGTGTTGAATTTGGCTTTTAGCCTGAGTGAGGGCAATGTTTTTGACACATTCCCCAAGGATATGCCTCGGGTAAATTGATTACCGAATTTTCCCTATTGTGCTCTATGTGTCTATGAGGATTATCAAATAAGTAGGCTATTTTACTCTTTTTGATGTCTTGGGATCCGGGTTAAATTTACTCGGAGGATTTGCTGGCTATAAACTCCTTGGAGCTGTCAAAGTGAAGACCCAATGTGTAATCCCAAGTGGGAAGGTAGTTGTGGATGTTTTTGGGATCAAGACCTGAGGTTTCGATAAAATACCAGTTTCCGGTAGCGTCATCCGAAACTGCGATTAAGGTGGTCTGGCTTACGATTTCACCTTTTGGAACGTGGGTTTTGTACACTACCGGAACCAATGCATGTATCTCGCCAGCTGTATGAGTGGTTTTGATCGGTTTGCCCACTTCGAAGCTTATTATTTTCATTCCCCTAATCTTCAAAAGGTCGTAAGCGTCAGCAAGGGCTTTTTTAACGCCTTCTTTCCCGCCGGATTTTTCCATTACCACGGGATAGGTGTACTTGATCAGTGTTTCAAAATCCTCCTCCATATTAGCTTGAGCGAACTCTTTTGCAGCCTTCTGGATGCCACTGGCGGGATGCTGTTGGGCAAATACAATAGCAGAAAAACAAATAAATACGACAGCGAGGGTTAAGGTTCTGATCATAAATGTTTTAGCTTAGGTAAGACAAATGTATGATCAGATTTTTAAAAATGCAATATTGTTAAAAAATAGTTGGTTTTTGTCCTAATAATTTACTGTTCTACAGGGGATGCTGAAAAGTTGGTTAAATTTTCGCCTTCTGTTTCAAAATGCACCTCTATTGGTTGGCAACATACCTCGCAGTCCTCGATGTACTGCTGAGGGCTGACACTGAGGTCTAGGATCATCGAAATGGAAGCAAGACAATGCGGGCAGGTAAAATGGTGTTCTATCGTCAGCATGGTAATGGCCAGTGTGTTGAATTGCAAGTTTGCACCTTATAAACTCGTTAGGAAATTCAGCATTATTTGCTGCTAAAGAAGGTCAGTACTGTTTGGTATGTTTAAAATTTACAAAAATTATATAACTTTATAGCAACAGGGATATTTATCTTTGTGGTAAGCTTATAAAGCAATTATGCGAAAACTTGTCCAAATAGTGCTGTTGATAATTTATTTCTGCTTCAATGCGGGGATGAGTTATTCCATGCATTATTGTGGAGAAGAGCTGGCGCATATCAATCTTTTTGCAGCGGATAAGAACTGTTGTCCTGGAGGAGAGGAGATGCCTGGGTGCTGTGACGATGTGCCCAAGACAGACCTTCAGAATGCTGACCAGAATCTGGCAAGACTCATGGATGTGTATTTTTACAACACCTCTTTGTTGCCGCTACCTGACCTGATGTCAGAGATTTTGGTGTGTTTGGCCCAGCAAACTGAAAAATATCCCACCCTCCGCCTCCAGAGTGAAGCGCCACCGTCGCTGGTTCCCATACATATTAAGCATCAAACTTTTTTGATTTAACCATTTTTATGGGCGATTTACAGGCCCATGATTCAGAGGTGTAGCGTATCCACTGCCTGTCCTATGATACGCTGCATATTTTATTCTAATTTTCTTTTAGCATTTAAGTTATGCGTTATGCTCAATGCTGTTATTAAATTCTTTCTGGAGAATAAGCTGGTTACCGTACTCATGTTGGTGGTTTTGGTAGCTTGGGGATTGGTTGTGGTCCCCTTTCAGTGGGAGACATCCTTCCTTCCCAGTGACCCGGTGCCGGTGGATGCCATTCCGGATCTGGGAGAAAACCAACAAATCGTATTTACCGAGTGGATGGGGCAATCACCACAAGATATAGAAGATCAGGTCACTTATCCATTGACGACTTCATTACTTGGTTTGCCAGGAGTTAAATCCATCCGGTCCACTTCAATGTTTGGGTTGTCCAGTATCTACATCATTTTTGATGATGATATTGAATACTACTGGAGCCGTTCCCGGATATTGGAAAAGTTAAATTCTCTATCTTCCAATTTGTTGCCAAGTGGTGTACAGCCAAAGCTTGGGCCTGATGCGACGGCTTTGGGGCAGGTGTATTGGTACACGCTGGAAGGGCGGGATCAAGAAGGCAAACCTGCTGGCGGCTGGGATTTGCACGAACTAAGGTCCATCCAGGATTATTATGTGCGTTACGGATTGGCCGGTGTGGAAGGGGTAGCCGAGGTGGCTTCTGTGGGCGGTATGGAAAAGGAATACCAAGTCGATTTGGACCCTGAGGCCATGAAAGTCCACGGGGTCTCGATGATGGAGGTGCGGGAGGCACTCCAATCGACCAATCAAGCCATTGGAGCCAATACCTTAGAAATCAACCAAGTCGAATATTATGTGCGGGCACTCGGTTTTGTAGAAAACGTTCAGCAGATAGAAGAGACGGTGGTAAAAGCCACCGATAATGTGCCCCTCCGTATCAAAGACCTTGCAAAGGTAAGCATCGGTCCTGCAGATCGGGCGATGAAGGGAATCCTGGACAAGAGTGGGGCAGAGGCAGTGGGAGGAGTAGTGGTCGCCAGATATGGCGATAATCCGATGGAGGTCATCAAGAGTGTCAAAGCTAAAATTGAGGCCATTAGTGCAGGATTGCCTGAGAAAGAACTAG
It encodes:
- a CDS encoding CPXCG motif-containing cysteine-rich protein translates to MQFNTLAITMLTIEHHFTCPHCLASISMILDLSVSPQQYIEDCEVCCQPIEVHFETEGENLTNFSASPVEQ
- the ftsH gene encoding ATP-dependent zinc metalloprotease FtsH, which produces MSDKNKNKKFIPKPPQKPNFQLWLIVTAVIVLIGITWFNQRSAMIEITQMRFEDMVLSNDVKKVEVIYNQNYVEVTLKENALQNQRYKDELESQNPFFNPTGPHYKVTVPSVDKFIEKFETLEAKLPEEDQIGYEAHAEESWGNWFGSFGFLLLVFFLFWIMMRRMAGPSGPGGQIFNVGKSKAQLFDAENKVKITFGNVAGLDEAKEEVQEIVEFLKNPAKFTKLGGKIPKGALLVGPPGTGKTLLAKAVAGEAGVPFFTLSGSDFVEMFVGVGAARVRDLFKQAKEKAPCIIFIDEIDAIGRSRGKGQMPGSNDERENTLNSLLVEMDGFGTDTGVIVLAATNRPDVLDSALLRPGRFDRQISIDKPDIVGREAIFKVHLAPIKTNSDIDPKKLAAQTPGFAGAEIANVCNEAALIAARRNKAAVDMEDFQDAVDRVIGGLEKKNKIISPEEKKIVAYHEAGHAVAGWFLEHADPLVKVSIVPRGIAALGYAQYLPKEQFLYQTEQLIDEMCMTLGGRAAEEIIFDKISTGALSDLERVTKMAYSIVSIYGMNDKIGNVSFYDSKGSEYKFDKPYSEATAETIDEEVRNLITFAYDRTKQLLNQRKPELEKLAQELLEKEIIFQSDLEKLIGKRPFDKETTYEAFTKKTDNKAEDNKADNSPKVSGDDSSDVEESLSEEKDK
- a CDS encoding UDP-2,3-diacylglucosamine diphosphatase, which translates into the protein MNIQLTPHKKVFFASDFHLGAPDQQTSKLREDKIIRWLGQIENEAAAIFLVGDIFDFWFEYDTVIPKGFIKFISKISQLRDKGVPVIFFTGNHDMWMKDYFTKELNIPIYHNPITLEINNKKLLVGHGDGLGPGDKNYKLLKKVFTNKFCQGLFKWLHPDIGIKIAEKWSGSSRISNQAKNEDSFKGNDEWLWQYCKDVEKKMHFDYYVFGHRHLPLTLDVSEDSIYFNLGEWVSQYTYGVFDGEKFELSVFEE
- a CDS encoding HYC_CC_PP family protein is translated as MRKLVQIVLLIIYFCFNAGMSYSMHYCGEELAHINLFAADKNCCPGGEEMPGCCDDVPKTDLQNADQNLARLMDVYFYNTSLLPLPDLMSEILVCLAQQTEKYPTLRLQSEAPPSLVPIHIKHQTFLI
- a CDS encoding biotin--[acetyl-CoA-carboxylase] ligase — protein: MHKILANTVFLGKDIIYMTECHSTNEIALAKIKDGSVKEGSIILTDKQTRGKGQRGNRWYSEPGMNLTFSLVLAPVFISPQDQFDLNRMVSKAVKDALKLYAEGVMVKWPNDIVHETQGKLGGILIENSLTQSRIETSVVGIGLNLNQVDFAFPGPTSLAVLSGSQVDKWDVLNDILIEIEKRYIQVKKGKTDKLREAYWQDLYRREEWAAYEDDSGTFEGMVTGITEEGRLVIQKKGGKVNQYAFKEVKFL
- a CDS encoding T9SS type A sorting domain-containing protein, which codes for MRKHLLSKILHIIFLTAALLVSSGTAREFYAQNFLKKSENNITFPKNLNKPDVDFNLKSTGSKKFKIILEDDVQNNTSVKIFDIIGNLIMEDTIKPKDGKQKNYDFSHISSELFVVEVGNSKYNKTKSIYANPQGVKKHDVASSRTTSDHKRDSTLEK
- the ahcY gene encoding adenosylhomocysteinase, encoding MSETKSKYVKYKVKDISLADWGRKEIRLAEAEMPGLMALRAEYGAAKPLQGARIAGCLHMTIQTAVLIETLVELGAEVTWSSCNIFSTQDHAAAAIAAAGIPVYAWKGMNEEEFDWCIEQTLFFGEDKEPLNMILDDGGDLTNMVLDKYPELVQGIKGVSEETTTGVHRLYERMKNGTLPMPAINVNDSVTKSKFDNKYGCKESLVDAIRRATDVMLAGKVAVVAGYGDVGKGSAASLRGAGARVIVTEIDPICALQASMDGFEVKKMINAAAEADIVVTATGNKDIITGEHFKVMKDKTIVCNIGHFDNEIDVAWLNENFGDTKDEIKPQVDLYNVNGHDIILLAEGRLVNLGCATGHPSFVMSNSFTNQTLAQMELWNNTDQYENKVYVLPKHLDEKVAALHLGKLSVELEELTEDQAKYIGVEVAGPFKPDYYRY
- a CDS encoding SDR family oxidoreductase: MSYLNGMLKPDALEGKNILITGGGTGLGKSMGKYFLELGANLIIASRKLEVLRMTAKELESEVKRGSVLPLACDLREVDQVEAMFESAVEKLGHIDVVVNNAAGNFISPTERLSANAFQTVIDIVLKGTVNMTMTAGKHWIETRQPGTFLNIVTTYAWTGSGYVVPSATAKAGVLAMTRSLAVEWAKYRLRFNAIAPGPFPTEGAWSRLLPGELADEFDPAKRIPLKRVGEHQELANLAAYLVSDFSAYVNGEVITIDGGEWLNGAGQFSHLDQIPEKLWDQMEAMRKKK
- the rsfS gene encoding ribosome silencing factor; translated protein: MTAEELSKIIVKGMEDKKASDIVVMDLREINNSVSDFFVICSGSSDKQIEAISDAVEEEVYKSNKEKPWRNEGKNTNQWVLVDYIDVVAHIFLKNKREFYGLEELWGDAKITEIN